In the genome of Planococcus donghaensis, the window AAAATATCTTTATCAATTCCTGTTGGAACTTCAGGATAACCGTTTAAAACAGCTTCAGGGATTTCCAATTTCGGGAAATCTTCTGATTTGTTTTCTTTAACGCGATCATATGCTTCCTGCATTTCTTTTTGAACATCTGCATCAAGCTTTTGAACATCGTCTTCAGAAAGTACGTTTTCAGCTGCTAATTTGTTACCGTAAAGTTTACGGACGGTATCATGTTGGTGAATACCATGGTACATAGTTGGGTTGGTAACTAATGGCTCATCCATTTCGTTATGTCCATAACGACGATAACCAATTAAATCAATTAAGATGTCTTTACCAAATTTTTCACGGTATTCAAACGCTAAACGAGCAACTGCAACTACTGCTTCTGGCTCATCCGCGTTAACATGGATAACCGGTACTTCAAACCCTTTTGCAGGATCCGACGAATAATGCGTGGATCTAGAATCAAATTGTTCTGTAGTAAATCCGATCAAGTTGTTAGCAATAATATGGATAGATCCACCTGTTTGATAACCTTTGACGCGGCTAAAGTTCAAAGTTTCCGTGACAATCCCTTGACCTGGGAATGCCGCATCGCCATGCACTAAAATAGCATACGATTTTTTCGGATCCATATTAGCAATACCCGTTTGGTCAGTAAGTTCTTGTGCAGCTCGAGTTTGTCCAGCTACGATTGGACTTACAACTTCCAAATGCGATGGATTATATGCTAATTTAACGCTCGTACCAGTTGCAGATTTATAAGCTGCACCCATATGGTATTTCACATCACCAAACCACCCTTTAGTGATTTGAAGAGAACCGTCTTTCGGAAGAAATGCTTCATCGCCAACGTGGGCAAATCCAGCAAACATCATTTCATAAGGTTTGTTTAAAATATGAGTAAGCACATTTAAACGACCGCGATGCGCCATCCCGATCATAATGTCTTTCGTTCCTGCTGATTCGGACATGCGAACAAGCTCATCCATTAATACAACTAATGAATCAACACCTTCGATTGAAAAGCGTTTTTGTCCAACAAATGTACGATGTACAAACTTCTCAAAACCTTCTACACGCGTTAACAAATCAAGAACTTGTTTTTTCTTATCTGCATCTAGTGATGGTTTTGCTATGCCTGCTTCGATCTTTTCTTGCAACCAGCTACGTTCTTGCGGCTGAATAACGTGAGAAAATTCAAAAGCAATTTTGTCTGTATAAAGTGATTTCAAGTAATTAATAGCTTCTAAACCATTGCTTACATTGTTTGGTACATTGTTCAAAATAAATGATGCAGGCACTTCTTTTAAATCTTGCTCACTTAGACCGTAAGTTGAAGGTTCCATGCGTGAAGTATCTTTTGGCTGATCGTTTAGCGGATAGATATCTGATGCTAAATGACCATGCGCACGAATCGCTTCAGCTAAATGAACAGCAGCCAACACTTTTTCAAAATTATTTGGTTCTACAGTTGTTGCACCTGAAGTTTGTTGTTCTTTAGGAACTTCAGTAGGTGGTCCGTATTGCTTAAAAAGTTCAACATATTCTGGGTCAAGTAATTCAGGTGACTCTTGATACAGATCATACATTTCCATTACGTATCCCAAGTTCGGGCCAGTAATAGAGCTCCACGGGGATTTTGCATCTGGATAATTGCTAGACATTAAAAAACCTCCAACTATTTGTTTGACGGCAGTCATTATTTTTTGTATATGTCTTGCCTATTTTATCACGCTTCCGATTAGACATAAAGCAGAAGGCGCTTAGGCAATATAAGTTTAAAATTCCCTATCAATCTTACTACTTCCATGACGAAAATCAAAGCATTTTCGTGAAAAGATTCACATAACAACTAATAAAGTACTTTTTATCAGTTTATCGCTTTAATTTAGCTATTTTCAACTGCTTTTTACTGCACAGAATACAAATAAGCAGTTCCTTTCCCTTTACCTTTGGCCAAATAAAGTGCCGCATCTGCTTTTTTAACCAATTCATCAAAATCTTGTCCGTGTTCAGGATAGATAGCAATCCCTACAGACGATGTTGGGGTGAAATGATGATCAGCGATTGTCCATCCTTCTAAAAGTGACTCATTGATTCGATTAATAACACTTTCAATATGTTGTTCACTATTTTCCGGTACCACATCACGTAATGCGACTAAAAATTCATCGCCACCAACTCTTGCAACTAAATCATTTTTTCGCAAGCTTCTTTTGATTGCATCGCCGAAATGAAAAATAAACTCATCCCCAACGTCATGTCCAAATTGATCGTTAACTAATTTAAAGTCATCTCCATCTAAATACAGTAAAACGATAAATTCATTTTTGGCATCGGCTTGCTCTCTAATTTGTTGAAACTGTTGAATCATAAAACGTCGATTAGGTAAATTGGTCAAACTATCGTGATATGCCATGAAATGCAATTTTTCTTCTAATTGTTTTCGTTCTGTTATATCAAAAAGAATAGATAAAAATTGATAAATTTCTCCTTCTACATCTAATAGTGGAATGATGGTAACGTCTACCCAGAAAAACTCCCCATTGCGTTTCATACTTTTAATTTGGCCGCGCCAGATTTCACCTCGTAAAGTCACTTCACGAATCTCATTGTATAATTTTGGAGATACAACTGCTTCTCCAATTTCAGATATATTCAACCCAATCATATCTGACGGTTTATAGCCTGTTAATTCGTTTAAATTATCGTTTACAAACTCTACCGTACCAGAGACATTCCAAATGGCGACAAGTGCTGCGTAATTAAGCGCTTCTTTGTAGCTTTCCAAAATATTTTCGGTCTTTTTCAGTTCATTTTTTAACAATAATTCGTTAGTTAACTCTCGAAAAACAATGTGAAATGCGCGGATCATTCCGTTTTCTTTTACCGGTGAATAGCTGACCGAAAACTTCGCTTCGGTACCATCTTGTTTTATACGTTTCATAATCATCGACGTACTCTTAGATTGTGCTGAAAACTGTTGGAGCAAGTTTTTCCCCGCTCCAAACAATTCTTTTTGCTTATCCGGCAACTCGTGATAGTAGCGACCAACCCACTGGCCTTTGAATACGCCAAATGTGTTTTCATAAGCTGGATTTAAATCGAGAATCATAAATTCTGCCGAAACCATAATCATGGGATCCACGGAGTTTTGAACTAATGACTCGAAAAACAAATAGTCTTCTTCTATTTTCTTTTGAGCTGTCACATTTTTGGTAACTGCAAGAACAAATCGCTCATTTCCATATTCCATCGGTGTAAGCTCTGTTTCCATGGCAGTTTCTAAATCACTGAACAAACTATAATCACGATACGTGTGTTTTTTCCCTACTTTTAAAGCGATCAAATATTGTTTTTTAATCTCCATTGCGAGGGGCAGTGGCATACTTTCATCTAAATTGGTACCGACTAGTTCTTTATTAAAAAGCGTAAAGCACACTGGGTTAACATACAAATAGTCAAATGTGTCTCCATTTTGCCTCATGAAATAAACCGGATCTTTAGCGTTTTTATAAAGTAGATCTAGTTGCTCCACTGTAAAAGGCATTAACATCTAATTCACCGCTTTCCTTTACACAAATTGACTTGAGAAAGTAGTAACTTCCTCAATAAATTTCTCGTAACTTGGTTGTTCTTGTAATTCAGTAGTTGATGATATGCTGCTATTGACCGATTCGTCGGCCCAATCGAATGTCGAAATTGACAGATAAGTTGCGTTCCCTGTAAGTTGAAGTTGAATATTGTCCCCATTTTTTATAACGGAACATTTCACGAGTCCCCCAGGATTATATACGGATACTTCGCCAAACGGTACCAACCCTGCCATACAACTAATTAATGCTGAAGCTGTCATTGCTGTGCCACATGCATTTGTAAAGCCGACACCTCGTTCGTAAGTCCGAACAAATATTCCCTGCTCTACTGGGGTTACATAACTAACATTGACCCCATCAGGAAAATACTCGTTCTCTCCATTAAAATGCTGTGCCCATTTTTGCTGGTGGCTAATGTCTTTTTGAAGTTCTTCAGGCACAATTCCAATCAAATGAGGGTTTGGAACAGAGACCGCTGAAAAAGGAATGTCTTCTGAAACAAAAGGTAATGGTTTTTGAACCCATTCTGTATGATTTAAGTAGTTCATTGGCAAACTGTTTAATGAAAATGACACCGGCGAAATCTCTACAGCATATGTTTCAATTCCTTCGTTTAAAGTTTCTTCTTTTTTGACACGCAAGGAAGCTTTCATCGTTTCGATTACTGCTTCTTGAACGTTGTCACGTTCGCAAACATAGCGTGCAACACAACGTAGACCATTTCCACACATTGAAGCTTCTGAACCATCATTATTAAAAACACGCATTTTCGCATGCGCAACAGCCGATGGTAAAATCACCAATATGCCGTCCACATCTTGATCTAAAGCCGAAAGTTGGATTGCTAATTGGGCATAATCTTCGCGTTCTTCCCCTTCAAACATGTAAAACGTATTCATAGAGCCATGGACTTTTATCATTGTCATTTCCATTCCGGTCACCTCTTATAAATTAATAATCTTATTTTGTAAAGGTTGCTACCAACTTAGCCATTTCTGCAGCTGTAATTGGTGCCTCAGCCTGTGTCATCGTTTCGATTAACTGATCTTTATCCGATTGTAATTGTGAGAGCTCTTTCATAAAGCGTTCGGCAGACAACTCTTCTTCTTCCACGACTTTTGCGAATCCTTGTTTTTTAAATAAGTTCGCATTCAGTATTTGATCTCCGCGACTCTTTTGGATAGATAAAGGTACAAGTAACATTGGTTTTTTTAATGCCAAAAATTCAAATATGGAATTTGAACCCGCACGCGACACAACAAAATCCGTCATATGCAACAAATGCGGTAATTCGTGTGTAACATATTCAAACTGACGATAATTTTCATGGATGTCCAATTCTGCCACATGATTTCCTTTGCCGCACAAATGAATAATATTAAATTGTTTAAGCAACTGCTCTAGGTTATTATGAATCGCTGAATTGATCATTGCAGACCCTTGACTGCCACCCATCACCATTAAAACAGGCAATTTGTTTGAAAACGAACTGATTTCTCGTCCTTTTTCTGCGGTGCCTTCCATCAGCTCATTGCGAATCACGGATCCTGTGCATGTAGATTTATCATTCGGGACGTGAGCTAATGTTTCTTTAAACACAGTGAATATATGATCCGCAAAAGGCAAAGCGAGCTTGTTGGCTAGTCCTGGAGTCACATCCGACTCATGAATAATTACAGGAATTGACATCATTCGTCCCGCCATCACAACGGGAACCGATACAAAGCCACCTTTTGAAAAAATGGCTACAGGTTTCGTTTTGCGAATGATAGTTAATGCTTGCACCAATCCTGCACCTACCCGAAATGGATCCGAGAAGTTTTTTGTAGAGAAATAACGTCTTAATTTACCACTCGATATGGCGTGATATGGAACCGACGGAAACGATTCTCGAATAAGTTCGTTTTCAATGCCTTCTTTAGAGCCGATATATTCTACATGAAAACCTAAATTTTTCAACTCTGGAATTAATGCCTGGTTTAGCGAGACATGCCCTGCCGTCCCGCCTCCGGTCAATAAAATTGTTTTGTTGTTCATCATTCGTCCTACTCTCATCTAATAATTTGCTAAAGCTAGTTTCTCCTTAAGAGGAAGGCTAACTATG includes:
- the dapF gene encoding diaminopimelate epimerase, with product MEMTMIKVHGSMNTFYMFEGEEREDYAQLAIQLSALDQDVDGILVILPSAVAHAKMRVFNNDGSEASMCGNGLRCVARYVCERDNVQEAVIETMKASLRVKKEETLNEGIETYAVEISPVSFSLNSLPMNYLNHTEWVQKPLPFVSEDIPFSAVSVPNPHLIGIVPEELQKDISHQQKWAQHFNGENEYFPDGVNVSYVTPVEQGIFVRTYERGVGFTNACGTAMTASALISCMAGLVPFGEVSVYNPGGLVKCSVIKNGDNIQLQLTGNATYLSISTFDWADESVNSSISSTTELQEQPSYEKFIEEVTTFSSQFV
- a CDS encoding 2-oxoglutarate dehydrogenase E1 component, whose translation is MSSNYPDAKSPWSSITGPNLGYVMEMYDLYQESPELLDPEYVELFKQYGPPTEVPKEQQTSGATTVEPNNFEKVLAAVHLAEAIRAHGHLASDIYPLNDQPKDTSRMEPSTYGLSEQDLKEVPASFILNNVPNNVSNGLEAINYLKSLYTDKIAFEFSHVIQPQERSWLQEKIEAGIAKPSLDADKKKQVLDLLTRVEGFEKFVHRTFVGQKRFSIEGVDSLVVLMDELVRMSESAGTKDIMIGMAHRGRLNVLTHILNKPYEMMFAGFAHVGDEAFLPKDGSLQITKGWFGDVKYHMGAAYKSATGTSVKLAYNPSHLEVVSPIVAGQTRAAQELTDQTGIANMDPKKSYAILVHGDAAFPGQGIVTETLNFSRVKGYQTGGSIHIIANNLIGFTTEQFDSRSTHYSSDPAKGFEVPVIHVNADEPEAVVAVARLAFEYREKFGKDILIDLIGYRRYGHNEMDEPLVTNPTMYHGIHQHDTVRKLYGNKLAAENVLSEDDVQKLDADVQKEMQEAYDRVKENKSEDFPKLEIPEAVLNGYPEVPTGIDKDILTKMNEELLSWPSDFSAFGKLAKILKRREEPFKGKGKIDWAHAETLAFGTILQDGNPIRLTGQDAQRGTFAHRHLVLHDEKNGNELVPLHHISDAKASFVVYNSPLSEASVLGFEYGYNVENDKALVIWEAQYGDFANMAQMMFDQFISAGRSKWGQKSGLVMLLPHGYEGQGPEHSSARLERHLQMAAENNWTVANLSSAANYFHILRRQAKMLGEESIRPLIIVSPKSLLRHPLVGASVDDLSEGHFQTIIEQPNMGENVKKVKRILFASGKMAIDLAERVKDGTGYEWAHIVRVEQLYPFPAEKIKAIVDRYPNAKELAWVQEEPMNMGSWTFADPYLRELGDGKEVKYFGRIQRQSPAEGDGEAHKVEQTRIIDEALAKL
- a CDS encoding sensor domain-containing diguanylate cyclase encodes the protein MLMPFTVEQLDLLYKNAKDPVYFMRQNGDTFDYLYVNPVCFTLFNKELVGTNLDESMPLPLAMEIKKQYLIALKVGKKHTYRDYSLFSDLETAMETELTPMEYGNERFVLAVTKNVTAQKKIEEDYLFFESLVQNSVDPMIMVSAEFMILDLNPAYENTFGVFKGQWVGRYYHELPDKQKELFGAGKNLLQQFSAQSKSTSMIMKRIKQDGTEAKFSVSYSPVKENGMIRAFHIVFRELTNELLLKNELKKTENILESYKEALNYAALVAIWNVSGTVEFVNDNLNELTGYKPSDMIGLNISEIGEAVVSPKLYNEIREVTLRGEIWRGQIKSMKRNGEFFWVDVTIIPLLDVEGEIYQFLSILFDITERKQLEEKLHFMAYHDSLTNLPNRRFMIQQFQQIREQADAKNEFIVLLYLDGDDFKLVNDQFGHDVGDEFIFHFGDAIKRSLRKNDLVARVGGDEFLVALRDVVPENSEQHIESVINRINESLLEGWTIADHHFTPTSSVGIAIYPEHGQDFDELVKKADAALYLAKGKGKGTAYLYSVQ
- a CDS encoding undecaprenyldiphospho-muramoylpentapeptide beta-N-acetylglucosaminyltransferase; this encodes MNNKTILLTGGGTAGHVSLNQALIPELKNLGFHVEYIGSKEGIENELIRESFPSVPYHAISSGKLRRYFSTKNFSDPFRVGAGLVQALTIIRKTKPVAIFSKGGFVSVPVVMAGRMMSIPVIIHESDVTPGLANKLALPFADHIFTVFKETLAHVPNDKSTCTGSVIRNELMEGTAEKGREISSFSNKLPVLMVMGGSQGSAMINSAIHNNLEQLLKQFNIIHLCGKGNHVAELDIHENYRQFEYVTHELPHLLHMTDFVVSRAGSNSIFEFLALKKPMLLVPLSIQKSRGDQILNANLFKKQGFAKVVEEEELSAERFMKELSQLQSDKDQLIETMTQAEAPITAAEMAKLVATFTK